The DNA sequence CGGCGTCGTGATGCTGGGGATGTCGTTCGCGGAGGGCGGCGCGAACGACTGGCTCGCGCTCGGCGTCGCGGAGGACCACGGCGGCGGCACGGCGCTCGGCGCCGCGGCCCTCGCGACCTTCTCCGTCGCGATGACCGCCGTCCGGATCTTCGGCGGCCCGCTCGTCGACCGCTTCGGTCGCGTCATCGTGCTGCGCATCCTCGCGCTCACCGCCGCTTCCGGCATCCTGCTCTTCATCCTCGCGCCTTCGCTGCCGCTCGTGTTCCTCGGCGCCGCACTGTGGGGCGTGGGCGCCTCGCTCGGGTTCCCGCTGGGGATGTCGGCCGCGGCCGACGATCCGGCCAAGGCCGCGGCGCGCGTGAGCGCGGCGGCGACCATCGGCTACATCTCGTTCCTGGGCGGCCCTCCCGTGCTCGGATTCATCAGCGAGCACATCGGACTCCTCAACACGCTGTTCATCCTCGCCGGGCTCGCCGTGCTCTCCGGCCTCTTCTCGGGAGCCGCCCGCCCGCTGCGCGAGGACGAGAAGACGCCCGTCGCGACGCGCTGACATCGACCCCTCCCGATGCGGTTAGGCTCGTCGGGTGCGTCTCGTCATCGCCCGCTGCTCCGTCGACTACACCGGGCGGCTCAATGCCCACCTCCCTCTCGCCACGCGTCTGCTCGTGCACAAGGGAGACGGCAGTCTGCTCGTGCACTCGGACGGCGGCAGCTACAAGCCCCTGAACTGGATGAGCCCTCCCTGCTCGCTCTCCACCGAGGTGCCGGGCGAGGAGGAGGCGAGCGCCGGCGTCACCGAGGTCTGGCGGGTCACCCACAAGAAGACCGGCGACGCCCTGCGCGTGCAGATCTACGAGGTCATCCACGACTCGAACCACGATCTCGGCATCGACCCCGGCCTGCAGAAGGACGGCGTCGAGGCCGATCTGCAGCGTCTGCTGGCCGAGCAGGTGGATCGGATCGCCGACGGCGCGACGCTCGTGCGCCGCGAGTACCCCACCGCGAT is a window from the Microbacterium sp. LWO14-1.2 genome containing:
- the nucS gene encoding endonuclease NucS — translated: MRLVIARCSVDYTGRLNAHLPLATRLLVHKGDGSLLVHSDGGSYKPLNWMSPPCSLSTEVPGEEEASAGVTEVWRVTHKKTGDALRVQIYEVIHDSNHDLGIDPGLQKDGVEADLQRLLAEQVDRIADGATLVRREYPTAIGPVDLLVRDAEGVAIAVEVKRRGDIDGVEQLTRYLDLLRRDPHLSPVQGVFAAQEIKPQARVLAEDRGIRCLVLDYDDMKGIESGIPRLF